The Phyllobacterium zundukense DNA segment GTACGAGATCACGATCGCTATCTCGTCGCTTCCAAAGGGCTCGTCCTCACATCGGGCCTAGTCGGACAAACAGTTTATAATGGTCCGGCAGACGACGCTGCCACCATCGGCGAAGTGACCGATATTGTGCTTAGCCCAGACGGAAATGCGGTGGCAGCGCTTATTGGCGTCGGCGGCTTTCTTGGCGTCGGCCAGAAGGATATTGCCGTAAGTCTCGATCAATTGGCCTGGGTGACTCGCGACGACAACAAGCGGTGGCTGGTTGTTGCGAGCAGCAAAGAGGAACTCAGCGGTGCTCCCACGTTCGATAGCAATAGTTTGCTCAGGGACGGGGCATCCGATCCTGCCAAGGGACAGGCTACAGGAGTCGCTACGAATGCGAAAACGGAAAGCGTGGTTAACAAGGCCGCTTCGGACATCAGGAGCGCGCTCAAGGCTGTTCCGACTGCATCGATAAGCTCCGAAAAGTTGATAGGTTCAGCGGTCTATGGCCCCGATGAAAAGCAGCTTGGCAGCGTGGCAGATACATTGATGGCAGGTGACGGCCAGGTCGACGCTTTCGTCGTGGACGTTGGCGGCTTTCTTGGACTAGGCAAAAAGCCGATCGCAATCTCGATTGAAAACCTCGATCTGCTGGCCGATGACAATGGAAAAATTTCCGTGTTTACGCCTTTTACCAAGGACGAACTTGAGAAGCACCCAGCTTATTCGGCAGAGGCATACAAGGCCGACAGCGAGAAGATTCTGCTTCGCGGTGCGGCCGAATAAATTCAGATGCCGACTGTCTGTGTTTAGGCCTTTAATGGTCCTCTTCGGGGCGGCGCGCCTGAACGTATGCATCGAAGTGCGGACGAGTCGCCTGCAGCAGGCTAAACAATGAGGTCACCACAACCACCGTCCCGGCGGGGATATCTAAGATTCCGCTTGGCGGACCTGTAAACTGGCAGGATTAAGTGAGAGCTTATGCGTTCGTTCATTCCATTGAAGGTTGTTCCATCTACCCATATGCAATGAAGCAGGATTGAGAGTTTTCGGCTACCACGACTTTGGCTTATTACAAAAAGGATCATCCACCTTGGCGTGGAGGAGACCGAGATTGATTTGGACGCCCAATTACGCGAGCGTGTGGGCCGCCTCGTCGGCCCACACCTTGAATTTGGTCAGAACGTTTGGCCCGAATATATTTGTGAGCGGCACGTCGGCCGCGTCCCGGCCATGTGCAACCTTGATCCGCCCGATGCGAGGGGCGTTGTTGCGCGGATCGAATGCGTGCCATTGACCACCCAGGAACACTTCCATCCAGGCACAAAAGTCCATCTCCGCATAGGGGGGCGGCAGACCGATATCAGTAATGTATCCGGTACAGTAACGTGTCGGGATATTCAGGCATCGACAAAGCGCAACGGCGAGATGCGTATAATCCCGGCAAACACCTCGGCCTTCGCCAAATGCCCCGTAAGCCGTGCGTGTTGGATTGGAAAATTCGTATCCAAAATGGATATAGTGATGCACGTAGTCACAAACCGCCTGAACACGCTGCCATCCGGGCGGGCTATGTTCAAAGAGCTTCCAAGCATTGTCGCTCAACAAATCCGTCTCACAGTATCGGCTGCCCATGAGATAGACGAGCGTGTCGTCCGGAAGGTTCTGCACGGGATGTTGAACGGCATTAAGCACGACAGGATCAGGTCCGCCGCTGTCGTTCACTACGGCGTTCGTGCTGAGGCTGAATGCGCCTGCTGGTGCGACAATCCGATTACACCAGTTTCCAAACTGATCGTGGTACCCGCTGGCTTGGATAGCGGGTGACGTGGTAAATGTTTCAACGCCGATCAAATCGGCCACACGCGAATGGTGAACGTTCAATATGGCAATCAGCGGTGTTTCCTGCGGAAACTCAAATGTCAGTTCACACCCGACATGTAATCTCATATGCGGCACTCCGTGGGTTGTATCCAACAATGCAAAGCGGGCGCGACGGAACCAACAACGAAAGCGGCGATCATCGCGTCAAGGGAAGGCACGGTAATTACCAAGAGGCTTCTCGTCGGATCGTTCCGTTAAAGCCGGTTAATGCCATGCGGTATTAGAAGCAGATCCTCGCCTCCTTGGCATTTTTCTAATCAAGCGAAATTAGAGCCTCTTTTCTGCGACGTAAATATCGGCTTCCTTGGCAGCTTCGATAAATGCTGACCGAGCAGCGGTGCACATGATCTTGCCCTCCAATGCCTCAATGCAGGCCTGCTTCGCCTCAACAAACTTCTCGCCCTTTTTGATCGGCCAATACATTTCCAGGAAATCCGCCGCTTCTTCTACCGACGAAATGTTCCGCGTGCCGCCGAGCTGTTCGGTCTCTATCGTAACGTATGGAAATGGCAAATCGCGCATACCCAGAAACGTGGATAGTTGATGGAAGTTCCATGGAAGACCGGCTTCTCCCCAATGCCGCCAATAGCGGATCAATCAACGCGTCCGCGCTTTAATCTATCTTGAAAAGAACCAGCGGAATGAATGTGCTCTTTGTACTGAGACAATCCTACCAGAGGACCACCCGCTGGGTAGGCACAACAAAATGCCAGCATGATCGCCTGCGCATGGTCGAACTTGCGCCCTGCACCTTGATACGCCCTCAGAAATTTGAAAGAATTGTTGCTGGTGGGGAGGTTCTACCATGGCCCCAATTTCCAAACGGTCAACTGCCAGTAAAGCGCAACTGCGGCGGGCAAGGCAGCAGGGCCGCGGGCGCCGTGCGCATGCGCCTTCTGAAATTCCGATGAAGGGTTGGAAGGACATTCTCTACAGAATGTACGGCTCATTGTGGGAAGACCGGATCATGTTGATTGCGGCAGGAGCAACATTCTATTTACTGCTCGCGCTGTTTCCGGCACTTACAGCGTTCGTGTCGGTGTACGGTTTACTCGCTGACCGCGCCACCGTTGCAGGTAACACCTCGCTCCTCGCCGGCATTCTTCCGGCGGACTCGGTCAACCTGATCCGATCCCAGCTTGAGGCTCTTGCAGCGCAGGATACCAAAGTTCTCAGTCTCGGGTTCTTCATCGGACTTTCGGTGGCACTGTGGAGTGCGAACAATGGCATTAAAGCCATATTCGAAGCCTTGAACGTTGCCTACAGCGAGAATGAAACCCGCAGCTTCGTGCGCGTTAATCTGGTTTCATTTGTTTTCACGTTCGGCACCATGTTTTTTGGAATTATCCTGATCACCGCACTGGGTATTATCCCACACGTGTTGACGCTGCTTGGCCTGGACGGTTGGAATGCGGTGCTGATCAGCTTGGCCCGCTGGCCCTTAATTGCCGTCGTTGTCGCTGCCGCCGTCTCCGTCTTTTATCGCTTCGGGCCAGACCGCGAGCAACCCAAATGGCGCTGGCTGTCGTGGGGAGCCATTCTTTCCACATTGGTGTGGCTGATCACATCGGCGGGCTTCACATTCTATCTCGCCAATTTTGCCGATTACAATGCCACCTATGGTGCGTTGGGTGCGGTTGCCGGCCTGATGGTATGGACATGGATATCGGTGATGATCCTCATCCTCGGCGCTGAACTGAACGCTGAGCTGGAACATCAAACCGCGATCGATACGACTATCGGAGATCCGGCTCCCATGGGAGAACGCGGAGCCGTGGTTGCCGATACACTCGGCGAATCTGCGAATGAGACGAGGCGCTAATAGCAGCTCAAAGCGGCCATTCCCATGCCGCGGAGATATGCTGGCCGCGCGCTAAACCGGAGCGTGAACTTCGTCTTGTTGGCCCTATCCTTCCAAAAAATGCCCAAGCGAATTCAGCGGAGCAATCTCATCGCAGATGATCTTTAGAATTGCCAACATGGGAACGGCGAGGATGGCGCCAGGCACGCCCCACATCCAGAACCAGAAGATCAGCGACAAAATGACGAGGACTGGATTGAGCGTGAAACGCCGGGCGAGCAGCATGGGCGTAACGATTTCGCCTTCGATCAAATGGATGAACAGATAGAGTCCTGCCGGCAAAAACGCTGTCCAGGTTCCATCGATGCCAAGCAGACCGACAAACACGAATATGGCGACACCCGCGAATGGGCCCAGGATCGGCACGTAGTTCAGGATAAAAGCCAAAACGCCCCACAAGATAGGATCGCCCAGACCCGTCGCCCACATTGCCGTTCCGGTTGCAAGGCCCACCAACCCGTTCATCAGGGTGATCGTCACGAGATAAGCAGAAATATCTTGCTCAACCTGCTGTGACAGGGCGACCATCTGGCGCTTGTCGCTAAACCGGGGAATGATTTCGACGGTTCGCCGCAGGAACGTGTCGCCGGAAATCAAAAGGAAGAACAGGATCAAAATGGTCTCGAACAACCCGCTTGCGAAATGCTGCGTTCCTTGGAGTAGGATAGCGGACAGATTGAAGCCGGCATCGGCTTGTCCGCCGTCGATTTGATGCATGAAATTCTGGAAGGTCTGGATCGGTTTGCTGAGAAAATGAAGGCGTTGCTGTAGCCTCTCAATACCTTCGGGGAGACGGCCTGCCCATGACGAGGCCGGCCCCAACAATGCAGCGCCAAGACCCACGATAAGACCAAATAAGGTCAGAATGACTGTGAGTGCCGCAAGCGGCCGGGGGACGCGGAGCCTTTCCAGTTGCCGCATTGCCGGCTGGAACAGAAGCTTTAGCACGAACGCAAGAATAATTGGCAGCACGATCTCCGCGGCGACATAAGCCGCCGTCAAACTTGCGAGAATCAAGAGGCACGTCAAAATGACAAGCTTCGGATCGGCGGTCAAGGGTCCCGCTTCTTTTGTCAGATCAGAAATGTCGACCGGCGTCGCTTTGCTGGTAGGACCAGTGCCAGAAAAGATGGACTTCCTCATCGGTGATGCCTCCTCAAGCACGATACCTCGCGGCACCTGCGATGGCCGCCCACCTCTAAATCCAACGGGAAGGGGCAACCCTGTCGCGGACCGGTTGGACCCAGTCGGGCAATCAGCATTGGATGAAAGCGTATTTGTTTTATTCTCTTCGTCCTTCACCTCAGGCGATTAGAATTGTTCTCATAATATTGTCTCGGGGAAGGGTCAGCGAAATGTCCCCGATGGATCTCCTAAAACGCGCTGTTGTTAGAGCGGTTCCATCTGCGGAAAAGTGACCGTCCCCGGGCTCTAAATCGCAACGAAACATTGGGATGACGATCGACACGCATTGGGAAAAATTGATGTGGACGCGTTGCTGCAAACGCCAGGTCCCGAGCTATTCGACCGTTGCCGGGGTCCCGTATCCTTCGACGCGGTTTGTTTGGAGCAACATGAACCAGGCTTGTGTTGGAGGAACTATGTGGGACAGCGGTTGGCTATCGGCGATGTCCCCAGCCAGGACACGCGGCGTCTATTGTCACACTATTTCAATAGGATGGACTATATATAGCCAAGTGGAACCAAGGGCGGCGTTGACCGTTTATCTTTGTGAATGAAAGCTTTCAAGGAGTTCACCCATGGGTAGCACAAGCGACAAAGTTTCCGGTATGGCCAATAAGGCAGCCGGCAATATTAAGCAGGCCGCCGGC contains these protein-coding regions:
- a CDS encoding PRC-barrel domain-containing protein — its product is MAVRDHDRYLVASKGLVLTSGLVGQTVYNGPADDAATIGEVTDIVLSPDGNAVAALIGVGGFLGVGQKDIAVSLDQLAWVTRDDNKRWLVVASSKEELSGAPTFDSNSLLRDGASDPAKGQATGVATNAKTESVVNKAASDIRSALKAVPTASISSEKLIGSAVYGPDEKQLGSVADTLMAGDGQVDAFVVDVGGFLGLGKKPIAISIENLDLLADDNGKISVFTPFTKDELEKHPAYSAEAYKADSEKILLRGAAE
- a CDS encoding transglutaminase-like domain-containing protein; the protein is MRLHVGCELTFEFPQETPLIAILNVHHSRVADLIGVETFTTSPAIQASGYHDQFGNWCNRIVAPAGAFSLSTNAVVNDSGGPDPVVLNAVQHPVQNLPDDTLVYLMGSRYCETDLLSDNAWKLFEHSPPGWQRVQAVCDYVHHYIHFGYEFSNPTRTAYGAFGEGRGVCRDYTHLAVALCRCLNIPTRYCTGYITDIGLPPPYAEMDFCAWMEVFLGGQWHAFDPRNNAPRIGRIKVAHGRDAADVPLTNIFGPNVLTKFKVWADEAAHTLA
- a CDS encoding DUF982 domain-containing protein, translated to MIRYWRHWGEAGLPWNFHQLSTFLGMRDLPFPYVTIETEQLGGTRNISSVEEAADFLEMYWPIKKGEKFVEAKQACIEALEGKIMCTAARSAFIEAAKEADIYVAEKRL
- a CDS encoding YihY/virulence factor BrkB family protein; its protein translation is MAPISKRSTASKAQLRRARQQGRGRRAHAPSEIPMKGWKDILYRMYGSLWEDRIMLIAAGATFYLLLALFPALTAFVSVYGLLADRATVAGNTSLLAGILPADSVNLIRSQLEALAAQDTKVLSLGFFIGLSVALWSANNGIKAIFEALNVAYSENETRSFVRVNLVSFVFTFGTMFFGIILITALGIIPHVLTLLGLDGWNAVLISLARWPLIAVVVAAAVSVFYRFGPDREQPKWRWLSWGAILSTLVWLITSAGFTFYLANFADYNATYGALGAVAGLMVWTWISVMILILGAELNAELEHQTAIDTTIGDPAPMGERGAVVADTLGESANETRR
- a CDS encoding AI-2E family transporter, with translation MRKSIFSGTGPTSKATPVDISDLTKEAGPLTADPKLVILTCLLILASLTAAYVAAEIVLPIILAFVLKLLFQPAMRQLERLRVPRPLAALTVILTLFGLIVGLGAALLGPASSWAGRLPEGIERLQQRLHFLSKPIQTFQNFMHQIDGGQADAGFNLSAILLQGTQHFASGLFETILILFFLLISGDTFLRRTVEIIPRFSDKRQMVALSQQVEQDISAYLVTITLMNGLVGLATGTAMWATGLGDPILWGVLAFILNYVPILGPFAGVAIFVFVGLLGIDGTWTAFLPAGLYLFIHLIEGEIVTPMLLARRFTLNPVLVILSLIFWFWMWGVPGAILAVPMLAILKIICDEIAPLNSLGHFLEG